A window of Ascochyta rabiei chromosome 6, complete sequence genomic DNA:
ACACGATGCCAGCAGACCTCGACTCACACTGGCAGGCCTCCCCAAAGGATCGCCGACGACGTCACCCTACTTCTCCACGCCGCAGCACCCGTACGACCGCTACTCCATCTCCTTCTCGTTTGTGCCCAAGCACGACATCCCGGGCGACAAGCTCGTGTTCGGCAACGACTTTGAGCACCCGATCCGCGACCGCCTGCCGCCGCTCTTCGACAAGGCGTTTGGCATCGTCAAGTGGTGGATCGACCCGGGCCTGGACGGCGACGTCTACGGCGACGAGCCCTACCTGTACGGCCCGCTGCTGTCGAGCATCAACGTGCTGCGCATCGGCGACAAGCAGCCGGCCGCCGACGCCGGGAGCGAGAGCCTGGCCGAGGGCGACGAGggcgacgagggcgaggcCGTCGTGTACACCGAGGGCGCCGACGGGACGGGCGAGGCGGTGCGCAAGGAGCAGCACATGCCCGCGGGTTCGTCGCAGCGCCAGAAGCACTTTCTGACCGAGGCGAACCGCAAGCGCTTCACGTTTGAGGCCGGGCGCGAGTACAAGTGCGACTTCTACAATCCGTATCTCGACTTTAACGAGTTTGCGCTGAAGATTGGCTACGGGCTGCCGAACATTAGTATTATTGGGCACTGGGACGGGCAGCCATTGAGGTGTGtttttctctctcttatTTCTATTCCAGGAAGCTCTTATTCCCATTCCAGGAAGGGAATTGATTCTTCCTTCACTCTTGTTGCCATTCCAGGAAGGGAATTGATTCTTCCTTCATCTCTTGTTGCCATTCCAGGAAGAGAATTGTtttttttctctctctcaTCCCTATTTTAGGTCTCTCATTTCAATCCAAGAAAGAGAGACAAGATTTTTTGTATAAAAAACGAAGAAGATTTCCTAGGGAGGCAGGCTGACCGACGTACAACTAACCAGACCGCACTCGCTCAGATACACGCTCAAGAACCGCGAGACCAACACGGAGCTCTTTGTCGTCGTCATCCAGCTCATGCCTACGGAGCAGGGTGCCAAGGAggcggagaaggaggaggcggagaaggaggaggaggaggaggaggaggaggaggaaggtGGCAAGAAGGAGGATGATGATCTGGATTGATAGTCTGGTGGATGCTGGTGGATGCTGGTGGATGCTGGTGGAAAGGCTGGCTTTGGCTGTTTTTGTTCAGGGTCAGCGAGGCGATTGAATAGAAACAAGACGTGTGTTAGAGGAGAGATGAGTAGATATTCAATAGCCTACATGGCCTCTACATGTACAGTCTACTCCATCAACATGTTCTACTCCAAGACAGGACCTGGTCCAAGACGTGACCTAGTCCAAGACGTGGCCTACAACCTTTTACAAATGTCCTCGACAATCTCGTCCGTCTTGGCCTTGCCGCCGAGATCGGGACTCAGCAGCTTGCCCTCGTCCAGACAGGCATCGACGGCGGCGTAAATGGCGGCAGCAGCCTTCTCCTCGCCCTGGAACTCGAGCATCAGGGCGGTGGAGCGGATGGTGGCAATGGGGTTCGCGATGCCCTGGCCCTCAATGTCCGGCGCAGATCCGTGGCACGGCTCGCCAATGACAAAGTGCTTGCCCACGTTGGCCGAGGGGACGAGACCCAGGGAGCCGACGAGGGCAGCGGCGCCGTCGGACAGGATGTCGCCGTACAGGTTGGGCGCGACGATGACGTCGTAGTCGCTGGGCTGGCGGAAGAGCTTGTAGACCATGGAGTCGACAATCTGCTCCTCGACGCCGACGAGCTGGTAGCGGTGCTCGGCCAGCGCGCGGCGGGCCGTCTCGCGGAACAGGCCGTCCGTCTGCGAGAGCACGTTGCTCTTGTGCGTGACGGTGACGAGGGGCCGCGCGTGGATGCTCGGGGCGCCGGCGTCGCGCACGCGCTGGCGGCGCAGGGCAATGTCGCCCGCCATGGCGGCGATGTTGTAGCTGGCCGTCTCGGAGATGCGCTTGATGGCCTCTGCGATCCGGCTGCCGTCGGGCGCTGCGTACGTCTTCTCCTCCTTGACGTACAGGTCCTCGGTGTTCTCGCGCACGATGACGAGGTCGACGGGACTCTTGGCGCTCGCAGTGGACTTGACGGGCCGCACGTTGGCGTACAGCTGCAGGCGCTTGCGGAGCGCGACGATGGGCGACGAGTAGCCCTGGGTGGCGACCGTGGGCGAGGACACGGCGCCGAACAGCGCGCCGTCGCAGTCCGACTTGAGCGCTGCCACCGTCTCCTCGGGCAGCGCCACGCCCTGTTTCTGGAACGTCGCCCACCCGGCCTCGTGGTGCGAGAAGCTGAAGCGGAGGCCCAGCGACGAGGGCAGCGCCTCGAGGATGCGGCGCCCGGCAGGCATCACTTCGCGGCCGATGCCGTCGCCGGGGATGAGACCTGGCCCCGATTAGCTTCGCTCCTGCAGGGCGGTAGGGACTGTGCGATTGTGCAAGACGCACCAATTCGAAGCGTTCGCGCGGCCATGGTTGGTGACGATGTCGTGTGCGGGCGGTGCTGCAGCTGCGACGCCGGGCAAGTTTTCGGTCCTGAGCTGCGGCACCGGAGCTCGCACCCGCCAACTCGGGACGATCCAGACACACAAGCCATGTCCACGGGAGTCCGTGCTTCACTACGATCACGACTACCTACGACTAcaaccacgaccacgactacaatcacgaccacgaccacgaccacgaccacgctACAACCACGACTACCACCACGACaccgaccacgaccacgaccacgaccacgaccacgaccacgaccacgaccacgaccacgaccacgaccacgactaCACTACAACCACGACTACAACTACAACCACGATCACGACTACAATCACGACTACGACCACGACTACACTACAACCACGACACAGACTCGATTTTTACCGATGCGTCGTGTCATGTCATCATCGCCTACGCAAATGTGGTACAACGCCGAGCCTCTTACTACCTACAAATACGAACAGCTGGCTTCAGGTATCTATAGCAATCATTAGCAACTCACAATAACGCGTGACGAGCTCAAAGAAGAACGGTGTCCTACAGTTAGTGACCGTGGTAAAGTACAATGTCAATAGCTTCCAAAGAGAACAGCGGAGAATGATCACTGCACGTCGTGATCAAGGCAATCGTCAAGTGACCAAGCCACTGCGCGAGAAGCGTAGAGACTCATACACAAGGACCAGAAGACATGATGTATATTCATAGTTCGCACGAAATGGAAGTAGATGCTCGTACCATCAAACAGACGAGCGACAAAACAAAGTCGGACATGTTGTCCAAAGGTTTTCGTTGGTGGCGGCTAGGAACAGGAGTGTTTCTGATTCTTGTACAAGTCGCATGTATCGAGATACGGCCAAGAGCATCATCGTGAAAGAGTAGCTGCAGTGGTGTCCTTCACCATCATTGAGAAATAGCGGGTGGTATGCTACTGAAAAGTCGCCAAGACTTTCCAGCAACGCAGATGGTAAGTGATTAGACCCATCACCGCGTACGCAGCCCGAGGGCTCAGAAGCATCGCTGTCCAGAGTGAGGGTAGAGACTTCCACTCGCAGGAGCAACTCGGCTCATTCGATTATCGTCTGAGCGTGGGACATTCGGGAGGACTCGCTCGCGTCGAAGGCGCCGCTGAGATAGCAAGTCGAAATGCTTGGCCTTTGACGAAACATTATGACTGAATAGTAGCATGTCGGCGGGGGGAACTGAACTTGTTCCTTGGATTTCCGCCCTTGAGCAGAGCGGCTTCGGCTTGGCTCTCGACCGATGTCGGCCCGGCCTGCCAATGCCAGAGGGTGCATCTACCCATGGGCGTCAATTGGTCAATTCTCCACACCAGCTGTTGATAACGGCATGGAGAAGGACCGAGACGATGTCATGTCTTTTCGATGTGAAGCTTCGTATCTCTGTTATCTCTCACCAGGAAAACGGTCTTGTTGAGCCATTCGACTTTACGGAGATATTAGCAGCAGGAAGCAGACTTCAAAAAGCGATGGCCGCTCGCCGACTGACAATGTACACAAGCGACCGTCAAGTTCCCGTCTTCGACAAAACAAAGCTGTCGTTCGTGCGGCACGAAACCTACCGCCAATCATGACTACCACAGATGTCAAACATGCCGATCAAGGCAACGTTGAACAGGATGTTGCTGTTGGAACATCATACGTACCGGACCTAAATGACAAGGCCATGGAGAGGCGCGTTGTGCGCAAGATCGACATGTGGATCCTTCCATTCATCTGCATTTCGTACCTGATAAACTACCTGGATCGAGTGAGTGGAGTTCGCTGAGAGCGCAGAACACAGAGCGGTCTACTGACAAGCACTACAGGTCAATCTGGGGAACGCTCGTACTCTCAACAACGACACCCCGGCGAGCAACCTTGTCAACGAGCTCGACCTTACCGGCAACCGGTACAACATAGCCGTCGCTGTCTTCTTCGTGCCTTATGTCATCTTCGAAGCTCCGAGTAACTTTGCAATGAAATACTTCTCGCCCTCGGTATGGATTGGCCGAATCATGATCAGCTGGGGTATCATCACCATCTGTACAAGCGCCGTCTCGAGCTTCGAGGGTCTTTTGGCGATTCGGTTCTTTCTTGGTATTGCAGAGGCCGGCTTTTTCCCCGGAGTCGTCATGTACCTGTGCTATTGGTACAAGCCCTCGGAGCGCGCAACGCGTCTCGCCATTTTTGCCGGTTCCGTTGCGGTTGCTGGTGCTTTCAGTGGACTTTTGGCCACTGGCATCTCTTTCTTGAACGGCAAGGCAAACCTCGCTGGTTGGCAATGGCTTTTCATCCTCACCGGCATTCCCGCAGTTCTCTTCGGTATCGTTGTATGGATCTGGATGCCCAACTACCCGCAAGATGCCAAGTTCTTCACAGAGGAAGAGCGTGCTTTTGCCATCGCGCGTATGGGTCCTTTCGCGCCCAACAAGGAGGACAAGACTTTCAACGCAAAGATCGCCAAGCAGACGCTGTTGGATCCGCTGTTTTGGGTTTACGCGCTCAGCTACTTTTTCATGGTGAACAGCTTGAACGCATTCTCATACTTCTCGCCCACCATCGTTGCCAACCTGGGATTCGCAGGCTACACCGCGCAGCTGCTCACTGTGCCCCCGAATGTTTTTGGTCTGATTATCATCTTGGCCAACTGCATACACTCGGACTACTCCAAAGAACGCATCCGCCATGTCCTTGCCGGTCTGACTCTTGTGGGATCTGGGTACCTCATCTTGGCCTTGGTTTCCAACTGGATTGGCCGTTACGTGGCGGTCTTCTTGATTGCTTGCACCAACTCGGCCGTCATGCCTTTCCTCGCCCATAGGACCGCCACAGTGTCGGGATCGACGGCTACGGCGTTGGCCACTGGCGTAACAATTGCCATCTCCAATTGCGGTGGTATCAGCGCCCCTTTCTTATTCCCCAAGACGGACGGGCCGAACTACCCAATGGGCAACTGGACCGTGTTCGCGATGTTGTGTCTCGTTTTCTTCATGTGCATCTACCTCGGCTTCAGACTGGGAACGAGTGCCGAGTATCGCGACTTCGCGCCTGGTGCGGCGGAGCAACTGGCTGCGAGGACCAGTATTGAAGGCAAGCTCCCTGACGATGCGAGGGACTCCCGTGAGTTCCCGCCTCCGGTCAGGTCGGAAAGCAATAAGGATGCCATGAAAGCATGAGCCGCTTAGCAAAGTAACTTTTACAGAAAAGACGAATTGACAGAATCATATTCTCACCAAAAACGGAGTCTTTGGTACCGCATCTCACAGCACATAGCAAGCCACCCAAAGAAGCCCAATGCCAGCCCTCTTTTTCATGAACTGTTCAGCATCTAGAGCCTGAGCTGGACAATCAACAAGGCTGTACAGTGTGAACTCGTCCACACACAGGGACGTCTATCAGTGAGACCCGAGCTAGACTAATGACAACAAGAGATCGTTTCAGGTGAGACGGAATGCACTAGTTTTCTTTACATTCAACCGTACCAAGCATTTGATCTGTGGTCATGACATCTATAATATTTGCAAAACAGTCTGGCGAGAAGAAGACATCGCCCTCACGAAAGTCATGATATTTGCTGAAAGAATTGATCTTCCCAACCTGGTTGTCTCACATCCGGCAAGGCTTGCTCAACTAGATGTGTGAGTCTGCGCGCTTATGACCCTTTGTTGGATCGTGCCTTTTCGACCGAATCAAAGGTCGCTTACCAGCGAGCTCAGCAACGTATTCTGGAGAAGTCTCTTCCAGCTCTTGCGGCGTTCGCGAGTGGTGTGGCAAGAACCTCAGGGGAACAGAAGCAGTGTCGAGTTCTACTGTTTTCGCAGGACAAGGAAGCTCAACAGTCCGTGCGATTGGGTCAATGTGCGCGGTAGATGGTTTTGATGGGCGTGATGTTGGATGTTGCAACGTCTCGCGAGGGCGTACTTCCAACCCGGCAAGGTCAGCCTCTGGCTGGGAAGAGACAACCCTGTGAGAGGATGCCGCATGCACGTTTCCTGAATCTACCCCTAACGAGCTCGGTTGACGTGTGTGGTCGTGTCGTGTACCGGAGGGGGGATTGGAGAGAAGACCTAGCCTTGAAGGTCGAAATTCCTGCGTCTTACGGACCGGGCCTGCGTTGTGCCAGGCCGGTGTAGCAGCGGAGCCAAGCGGCGTACTCATAGTCGATTCGGTCTCGTACTGTCCTAGGTATACAGAAGGTCGACTCACGCGCCACACATCTTCTGGAATGTCCGTAACACCGTTTGATCGGCTGCTCAAATGAGCCATATGCGAGGATTTCGTTGCATGACGTTTACGAGGGCTTGAAGAGCGTCGGGAGCGATACCCATGAAAGCCCTGAAGACACTCTTCGCGGCTTTTAATCAATTCGATTCCGGTTGGTGAGTCGTATTCGAGAGCACTTTTCCTTAACCGTGGGAGCGACGTCCTTGTCTCAACCAGATCAGCTTCCCAGTTTGACTGCGCTGCAAAGCTCTTTTGAGATTTGACATCGAATTTTCGCCATTGTTCCTGAGTACACCCAGTTTCAGTTGTGTTCAGCTGAAAGAACTCCGCACACAGTTCCTGGATCTCTGGATTGTGCACCCGCCTGTAGTTACGATGCTGGTGTAAATCACATCGACAGACAAAGTCCTTATTCTTACTCGAGTAGTGGAAGCGTTCGGCTCGAACATTATTCAAGGCCCATTCGATCTTCTTTTGTTCATAGTATTGATGGAAAACTGATTGGAGACATGACTCAAGGCCAAACTTCCCCAAGTAGCGTGCGACAGCAATTGCTAGATTCTTGTCGTCGTCACTTACTGGGTGTGATCTCTCGTGCTCCTCCGCTTCAAGGCAGCGACATGCTTTCAAGTGAGTGTCATCTGTATAGTGGAGGAAAGGTACCAATCCTCTAGAACTGGGACAGCTTCCTGAGAGATGTGATGTGCGCACAGGATACTTTTCGCTCGTTCGTTTGCTACGTGCCAAAACGATCTCAGCTTTTTTGGCTGTTCGCAAAGCCATCTTCTCAGATACAAAATTACGGACGAAGTTGAGGGCTGAGAATATCTGTAGGAGGAGTATAGCTACAAAATATCTAGCCTGTTTCTTATGAAGATGTTTTACTAGGTTCGGGCTTAGGATTTTGCATTAGAAAAGGTGCCATGACGACATGAAGAAACAAAGGTTTAACGCACTATCAATCGACGTTGTGCAAATAGACATGTTGACATTGAATCAATCCTGTAACGTAGACGAACAGCACTGTGTATACAGTTCATTGACTATGTAGTGACAGCGCGTTCCCTGCACAAAGGGAAACTCAGAAGACTTTTCTGGCTACTTACGTTACAAAGAGCTACCTTTGTTGTTCGATCAACAAAGGCCTTACTATGAGACGATGAGGGTTGTTGGCAGCTTTGTACAGACGTGGCACACTGTTTTATTGTCACTGCAAAATATTGCAAAGATCTCTATCGCGTATGAGAACAACACTAAAAAAATTGCACAGGTACCGGCGCTCATCAACTTCGGCATGTGTCGTTTGATGAATAGGATAGACGGCGCTCAAAATTATCTCACTGGTGGTAGGAGCACTATCAGTCGCCAAAGAGGCGTCCTCCCGGTTTAGAGCTGGCAATATTCGGTGTTCCACGGATCGGCGATCTCGTGGACGGCCAAGTAAGGGGTCCTGTGAGAACCACCAACATGATCATG
This region includes:
- a CDS encoding Homoisocitrate dehydrogenase, whose protein sequence is MAARTLRIGLIPGDGIGREVMPAGRRILEALPSSLGLRFSFSHHEAGWATFQKQGVALPEETVAALKSDCDGALFGAVSSPTVATQGYSSPIVALRKRLQLYANVRPVKSTASAKSPVDLVIVRENTEDLYVKEEKTYAAPDGSRIAEAIKRISETASYNIAAMAGDIALRRQRVRDAGAPSIHARPLVTVTHKSNVLSQTDGLFRETARRALAEHRYQLVGVEEQIVDSMVYKLFRQPSDYDVIVAPNLYGDILSDGAAALVGSLGLVPSANVGKHFVIGEPCHGSAPDIEGQGIANPIATIRSTALMLEFQGEEKAAAAIYAAVDACLDEGKLLSPDLGGKAKTDEIVEDICKRL